One region of Macadamia integrifolia cultivar HAES 741 chromosome 11, SCU_Mint_v3, whole genome shotgun sequence genomic DNA includes:
- the LOC122093197 gene encoding uncharacterized protein LOC122093197 encodes MAKGRKLGLSTRQDRLLGSFGYGGGGGGDGVNGTRDISELVEEDVWSMVDDMDNMDLDDHMHTRHPSPSMATTGNGWSNHGTTRNRRRSGGAGGLSMAFVDDSVGNGKPQGSRIVHQFRGQESVGSSGHRNNHMATSAPVNVPDWPKILRVDSVESMHDSDEYEFEDGESTERIPPHEYLAREYARTRKMTATSVLEGVGRTLKGRDMSRVRDAVWSQTGFYG; translated from the coding sequence ATGGCGAAGGGTCGAAAACTCGGGTTGAGTACTCGTCAGGATCGACTACTAGGGAGCTTTGgctatggtggtggtggtggtggtgatggtgttAACGGCACCAGGGATATATCAGAGCTGGTGGAAGAAGATGTATGGTCCATGGTGGATGACATGGACAATATGGACTTAGATGATCATATGCATACGAGACATCCATCACCATCTATGGCCACCACCGGAAACGGGTGGAGCAACCATGGGACTACCCGGAATCGCCGGAGGAGTGGTGGTGCTGGTGGATTATCGATGGCTTTTGTCGACGATTCCGTCGGGAATGGTAAGCCACAAGGGTCAAGGATCGTGCATCAATTCCGAGGGCAGGAAAGCGTAGGGAGTAGTGGACACCGGAATAATCATATGGCGACGTCGGCTCCGGTGAACGTGCCGGATTGGCCTAAGATACTAAGGGTTGATTCGGTGGAATCGATGCATGACTCGGACGAGTACGAGTTTGAGGATGGCGAGTCAACGGAGAGGATTCCACCACACGAGTATTTGGCTCGGGAGTATGCGAGGACACGTAAGATGACTGCCACATCGGTTTTGGAAGGTGTGGGTCGAACCCTTAAGGGCCGGGATATGAGCCGGGTTCGAGATGCGGTTTGGAGTCAAACCGGGTTCTATGGTTGA